One stretch of Xanthomonas sp. DAR 35659 DNA includes these proteins:
- a CDS encoding response regulator, which yields MSARILVVDDSASMRQMVAFALTSAGFAVEEAEDGAVALGRAKGQRFNAVVTDVNMPNMDGITLIRELRQLPDYKFTPMLMLTTESAAEKKSEGKAAGATGWLVKPFNPEQLIATVQKVLG from the coding sequence ATGAGCGCACGTATCTTGGTGGTGGACGATTCGGCGTCGATGCGCCAGATGGTCGCCTTCGCCCTCACCTCGGCCGGCTTTGCCGTCGAAGAAGCCGAAGACGGCGCGGTCGCGCTGGGCCGCGCCAAGGGCCAGCGCTTCAACGCGGTGGTGACCGACGTCAACATGCCGAACATGGACGGCATCACCCTGATCCGCGAACTGCGGCAGCTGCCTGACTACAAGTTCACGCCGATGCTGATGCTGACCACCGAGTCGGCGGCGGAGAAGAAGTCCGAAGGCAAGGCCGCCGGCGCCACCGGCTGGCTGGTCAAGCCGTTCAATCCCGAACAGCTGATCGCCACCGTCCAGAAAGTCCTGGGCTGA
- a CDS encoding chemotaxis protein CheA, which translates to MSMDLQRFHATFFEESREGLDAMEAGLLSLEEGNRDPEVINSVFRAAHSIKGGAATFGFEAMAGLTHVLETLLDEWRAGKREVEGHAIDAILGSVDVLRALLREAEHGTPADPVAVQAVHERLQLALNGTAAAPVATPAANQSAEPEAWQIGFTPAPSLFMSGNDPLRIIRELEHLGPLQVACRTGRLPGFNDMDPLEAYLAWDLGLVGKIPRSAIEDTFAWVIDDCELDIRAVPPPSLASAPAPVLAQPPASATAAPAAAVAANAPAGNAAAAHEAESSIRVSVDKVDALINLVGELVITQAMLKQVSTGLDQAVAERLFAGLDLLERNTRDLQEAVIGVRMLPVDAVFRRFPRLVRDLSTRLGKQVRLRTIGEGTELDKGLIEKIADPLVHLVRNSIDHGLEMPEARRAAGKDETGTITLAASHQGGHIVIEVSDDGAGLNRNRILAKAAERGIAVPDNPSDAQVWDLIFAPGFSTADAVTDLSGRGVGMDVVRRNIQGLGGEVQLESNAGRGTRVLIRLPLTLAILDGMTVSVAGETLILPLAYVLEALQPQPDDIRTMAGEGRVLRVRGEYLPILSLADSYGYGRTEQAEPLVVVVEADGQKIALEVDELVGQQQVVVKNIENNYRRIGGISGATILGDGRVALIVDIGGLVRALKVPQAA; encoded by the coding sequence ATGAGCATGGACCTGCAACGTTTCCACGCCACCTTCTTCGAGGAGAGCCGCGAAGGGCTGGACGCGATGGAAGCCGGACTGCTGTCGCTGGAAGAAGGCAACCGCGATCCCGAAGTGATCAACTCGGTGTTCCGCGCCGCGCACTCGATCAAGGGCGGCGCCGCCACCTTCGGCTTCGAGGCGATGGCCGGCCTCACCCACGTGCTGGAGACGCTGCTCGACGAGTGGCGCGCCGGCAAGCGCGAAGTGGAAGGGCATGCGATCGATGCGATCCTGGGCTCGGTGGACGTGCTGCGCGCGCTGCTGCGCGAAGCCGAGCACGGCACCCCGGCCGACCCGGTCGCGGTCCAGGCCGTGCACGAGCGCCTGCAGCTGGCCTTGAACGGCACCGCCGCCGCGCCCGTCGCGACCCCGGCCGCCAACCAGTCGGCCGAACCGGAAGCCTGGCAGATCGGCTTCACCCCGGCGCCGTCGCTGTTCATGAGCGGCAACGACCCGCTGCGCATCATCCGCGAACTCGAACACCTCGGCCCGCTGCAGGTCGCCTGCCGCACCGGCCGCCTGCCCGGCTTCAACGACATGGACCCGCTGGAGGCCTACCTGGCCTGGGACCTGGGCCTGGTCGGCAAGATCCCGCGCAGCGCGATCGAAGACACCTTCGCCTGGGTCATCGACGACTGCGAGCTGGACATCCGTGCGGTGCCGCCGCCGAGCCTGGCCAGCGCGCCGGCGCCGGTGCTGGCGCAGCCCCCGGCCAGCGCCACCGCCGCCCCGGCCGCCGCCGTCGCCGCCAACGCGCCGGCCGGCAACGCCGCCGCCGCGCACGAAGCGGAAAGCTCGATCCGGGTCAGCGTCGACAAGGTCGATGCGCTGATCAACCTGGTCGGCGAACTGGTCATCACCCAGGCCATGCTCAAGCAGGTCTCCACCGGCCTGGACCAGGCCGTAGCCGAGCGCCTGTTCGCCGGCCTGGACCTGCTCGAACGCAACACCCGCGACCTGCAGGAAGCGGTGATCGGCGTGCGCATGCTGCCGGTGGACGCGGTGTTCCGCCGCTTCCCGCGCCTGGTCCGCGACCTGTCCACCCGCCTCGGCAAGCAGGTGCGCCTACGCACGATTGGCGAGGGCACCGAACTGGACAAGGGCCTGATCGAGAAGATCGCCGATCCGCTGGTGCACCTGGTGCGCAACTCCATCGACCACGGCCTGGAAATGCCCGAGGCGCGCCGCGCCGCCGGCAAGGACGAGACCGGCACCATCACCCTGGCGGCCTCGCACCAGGGCGGGCACATCGTCATCGAAGTCAGCGACGACGGCGCCGGCCTCAACCGCAACCGCATCCTGGCCAAGGCCGCCGAACGCGGCATCGCCGTGCCGGACAACCCGAGCGACGCGCAGGTCTGGGACCTGATCTTCGCCCCGGGCTTCTCCACCGCCGACGCGGTCACCGACCTGTCCGGCCGTGGCGTGGGCATGGACGTGGTCCGTCGCAACATCCAGGGCCTGGGCGGCGAAGTGCAGCTGGAAAGCAACGCCGGCCGCGGCACGCGCGTGCTGATCCGGCTGCCGCTGACCCTGGCGATCCTGGACGGCATGACCGTGTCCGTCGCCGGCGAGACCCTGATCCTGCCGCTGGCCTACGTGCTCGAAGCGCTGCAGCCGCAGCCCGACGACATCCGCACCATGGCCGGCGAAGGCCGCGTGTTGCGGGTCCGCGGCGAGTACCTGCCGATCCTGTCGCTGGCCGATTCCTACGGCTACGGCCGCACCGAACAGGCCGAGCCGCTGGTGGTGGTGGTCGAGGCCGACGGCCAGAAGATCGCGCTGGAAGTGGACGAACTGGTCGGCCAGCAGCAGGTGGTGGTCAAGAACATCGAGAACAACTACCGGCGCATCGGTGGCATCTCCGGCGCCACCATCCTCGGCGACGGCCGCGTCGCGCTGATCGTGGACATCGGCGGATTGGTGCGCGCGCTGAAGGTGCCGCAGGCGGCCTGA
- a CDS encoding methyl-accepting chemotaxis protein, translating to MNTILERYNVGRRLGVAFGVLILLSGLLVAIGLATMANAHRQLDAIVNDNMEKIRLSNDMLDANTNVAIGLRDITIVQGDAANQRVLDFIKANRERFTHAHDALEAMPNGAVERQALDLVNTKRQVSVALNNQVLALGEKDQNAQAQSLLLGAAQVAMDEQQAAIRANADLQRRLSKQAYATALSSMAASRFKLIGGGLCVLLISAGLAWLITRSLTRPLHRATRAAEAIADGRLDNDVRSDARDEPGRLLNAMEKMQTQLQRFSNETSRMIELHADEDITHRMPQDFPGVYGDLSKGINTMMFEHLDAIVDAVEILNEYANGDLRRDARRLPGSRAVLHESMDAAKASLLAINTEIKRLAAAAAAGDFSARGDVARFQHDFRLMVQDLNAMMEVSDRNLGKLSALLQSIAAGDLTARMHGDFQGVFATMRDDANATADQLTGIVGRIQTAAVSINAAAGEIAAGNDDLSRRTEQQAASLEETAASMEELTSTVKQNAEHARQANQLAVGAASVASQGGEVVGQVVATMSGIEAASKRIADIISVIDGIAFQTNILALNAAVEAARAGEQGRGFAVVASEVRTLAQRSAGAAKEIKQLIDDSVGRVAQGTVLVDQAGRTMQDIVASVRRVTDIMGEISAASQEQYAGIEQVNQTVTQMDETTQQNAALVEEATAAARAMEDQAGQLTAAVAVFKLEAEQASIARPAATRALSAPPAQRRWA from the coding sequence ATGAACACAATCCTTGAACGTTACAACGTCGGCCGCCGCCTCGGTGTCGCCTTCGGCGTGCTGATCCTGTTGTCCGGGCTGCTGGTGGCGATCGGACTGGCGACCATGGCCAACGCGCATCGGCAACTCGATGCCATCGTCAACGACAACATGGAAAAGATCCGGCTGTCCAACGACATGCTCGACGCCAACACCAATGTGGCGATCGGGCTGCGCGACATCACCATCGTGCAGGGCGATGCCGCCAACCAGCGCGTGCTGGACTTCATCAAGGCCAACCGCGAGCGCTTCACGCACGCCCACGATGCGTTGGAGGCGATGCCGAACGGCGCCGTCGAACGCCAGGCGCTGGACCTGGTCAATACCAAGCGCCAGGTCTCGGTGGCGCTCAACAACCAGGTCCTGGCCTTGGGCGAAAAGGACCAGAACGCGCAGGCGCAAAGCCTGCTGCTGGGCGCCGCGCAGGTGGCGATGGACGAGCAGCAGGCGGCGATTCGCGCCAATGCCGATCTGCAGCGGCGCTTGAGCAAGCAGGCCTATGCGACCGCGTTGTCCTCGATGGCCGCGAGCCGCTTCAAGCTGATCGGCGGCGGCCTGTGCGTGCTGTTGATCAGCGCGGGGCTGGCCTGGCTGATCACCCGCAGCCTGACCCGGCCGCTGCACCGCGCCACCCGCGCCGCCGAGGCGATCGCCGACGGCCGCCTGGACAACGACGTGCGCAGCGACGCCCGCGACGAACCCGGCCGCCTGCTCAACGCGATGGAGAAGATGCAGACGCAGTTGCAACGCTTCTCCAACGAAACCTCGCGGATGATCGAGCTGCACGCCGACGAGGACATCACGCACCGCATGCCGCAGGACTTCCCCGGCGTGTATGGCGACCTGAGCAAGGGCATCAATACGATGATGTTCGAGCATCTGGACGCGATCGTGGATGCGGTGGAGATCCTCAACGAGTACGCCAACGGCGACCTGCGCCGCGACGCCCGGCGCCTGCCCGGCAGCCGCGCGGTGCTGCACGAATCGATGGACGCGGCCAAGGCCAGCCTGCTGGCGATCAATACCGAGATCAAGCGTCTGGCCGCCGCGGCGGCGGCCGGCGACTTCAGCGCCCGCGGCGATGTCGCGCGCTTCCAGCACGATTTCCGGCTGATGGTGCAGGACCTCAACGCGATGATGGAAGTCAGCGACCGCAATCTGGGCAAGCTCTCCGCGCTGCTGCAGTCCATCGCCGCCGGCGACCTGACCGCACGCATGCACGGCGACTTCCAGGGCGTGTTCGCCACCATGCGCGACGACGCCAATGCCACCGCCGACCAACTGACCGGCATTGTCGGCCGCATCCAGACCGCGGCGGTCAGCATCAATGCCGCCGCCGGCGAGATCGCCGCCGGCAACGACGACCTGTCGCGCCGCACCGAACAACAGGCCGCCAGTCTTGAGGAAACAGCCGCCTCGATGGAGGAGCTGACCTCCACCGTGAAGCAGAACGCCGAACACGCGCGCCAGGCCAACCAGCTCGCGGTCGGCGCGGCCTCCGTCGCCTCGCAGGGCGGCGAGGTGGTCGGCCAGGTCGTCGCCACCATGAGCGGGATCGAAGCCGCCTCGAAGAGGATCGCCGACATCATCAGCGTCATCGACGGCATCGCCTTCCAGACCAACATCCTGGCCTTGAACGCGGCCGTGGAAGCGGCGCGTGCCGGCGAACAGGGGCGCGGCTTCGCGGTGGTCGCCAGCGAGGTGCGCACCCTCGCCCAACGCTCGGCCGGCGCCGCCAAGGAGATAAAGCAGTTGATCGACGACTCGGTCGGCCGCGTCGCCCAGGGCACGGTGCTGGTGGACCAGGCGGGCCGGACCATGCAGGACATCGTGGCCTCGGTGCGGCGCGTCACCGACATCATGGGCGAGATCTCCGCCGCGTCGCAGGAGCAGTACGCCGGCATCGAGCAGGTCAACCAGACCGTCACCCAGATGGACGAAACCACCCAGCAGAACGCCGCGCTGGTCGAGGAAGCCACCGCCGCGGCACGCGCGATGGAAGATCAAGCCGGCCAGCTCACCGCTGCGGTGGCGGTGTTCAAGCTGGAGGCCGAGCAGGCCAGCATCGCCCGCCCGGCGGCGACGCGCGCCTTGTCGGCACCGCCGGCGCAACGGCGCTGGGCCTAG
- a CDS encoding methyl-accepting chemotaxis protein, with product MTAFLQRYNVGVRLSAAFGLLILLSVALVTIGLSGMAEARKQLDMIVLDRIVKINLSNQMLDANSSILIGLTTYVTATDAATRQKALDTIAQQRARYTKTSAGFDAMPSTATGRAMRAEMDRKRSAAKTINDQIVALAGKGETATALDQLNRAAIPTTLAWQNDIRAFVSRQESRSNDAYQTALRSMDRSRMLLIGGTVLALAISALLAFAITRSLTVPLNLATRTAEAIASGDMDNSVRTEARDETGRLLTAMARMQQQLRAVLAAQAEMAQRHDAGQVSYRMDAAAFPGDYGRMVHDSNALAASHIAVTERLAQIMGRYAIGDLSEDMDRLPGEKAVLSATMDTVKQNLAAMNQEIGHLASAAAAGNFAVRGDAQRFQYDFRVMVDSLNQLMATADGNLDALSTLLKAIAAGDLTARMHGQFQGVFGTMRDDANATADQLADIVGRIQHAAVSINAAAGEIATGNDDLSRRTEQQAASLEETAASMEELTSTVKQNAEHARQANQLAVGAASVASQGGDVVAQVVTTMSGIEASSKKIADIISVIDGIAFQTNILALNAAVEAARAGEQGRGFAVVASEVRTLAQRSAGAAKEIKGLIDDSVERVAAGSTLVGQAGQTMQEIVSSVQRVTDIMGEISAASQEQYAGIEQVNQTVTQMDEATQQNAALVEEATAAARAMEEQAGQLTTAVAVFKLADHASTRPALSRALPAPPAQRLRA from the coding sequence ATGACCGCTTTTCTGCAACGCTACAACGTCGGCGTCCGTCTGTCGGCGGCATTCGGCCTGCTGATTCTTCTGTCGGTGGCGCTGGTGACCATCGGCCTGTCCGGCATGGCCGAGGCGCGCAAGCAGTTGGACATGATCGTGCTCGACCGTATCGTCAAGATCAATCTCAGCAACCAGATGCTCGACGCGAACTCGTCGATCCTGATCGGGCTCACCACCTACGTGACCGCGACCGACGCGGCGACCCGGCAAAAGGCGCTGGACACGATCGCGCAGCAGCGTGCGCGCTACACCAAGACGTCCGCCGGCTTCGACGCCATGCCGAGCACCGCGACCGGCCGGGCGATGCGCGCGGAAATGGATCGAAAGCGCAGTGCCGCCAAGACGATCAACGACCAGATCGTGGCCCTGGCGGGGAAAGGCGAGACCGCCACCGCACTGGACCAACTCAATCGGGCCGCCATCCCCACGACGCTGGCCTGGCAGAACGACATCCGCGCCTTCGTCAGCCGCCAGGAATCGCGCAGCAACGATGCCTACCAGACGGCACTCAGGTCGATGGACCGCAGCAGGATGCTGTTGATTGGCGGCACCGTGCTGGCGCTGGCGATCAGCGCCCTGCTGGCATTCGCGATCACCCGCAGCCTGACCGTGCCACTGAACCTGGCCACACGCACCGCCGAGGCCATCGCCAGCGGCGACATGGACAACAGCGTGCGCACCGAGGCGCGCGACGAAACCGGGCGCCTGTTGACCGCCATGGCGCGCATGCAGCAGCAGTTGCGCGCGGTACTGGCGGCACAGGCGGAAATGGCGCAGCGCCACGACGCCGGCCAGGTCAGCTACCGCATGGACGCAGCGGCGTTCCCCGGCGACTACGGGCGCATGGTCCACGACAGCAATGCCCTGGCCGCATCGCATATCGCCGTCACCGAGCGTCTGGCGCAGATCATGGGGCGCTACGCGATCGGCGACCTGTCCGAGGACATGGACCGCCTGCCCGGCGAGAAGGCGGTGCTGAGCGCGACCATGGACACGGTCAAGCAGAACCTGGCCGCGATGAACCAGGAGATCGGCCACCTGGCCTCGGCGGCGGCGGCCGGCAACTTCGCCGTGCGCGGCGACGCGCAGCGCTTCCAGTACGACTTCCGCGTCATGGTCGACAGCCTCAACCAGCTGATGGCCACCGCCGACGGCAACCTGGACGCCCTGTCCACGCTGCTCAAGGCGATCGCCGCCGGCGACCTGACCGCGCGCATGCACGGCCAGTTCCAGGGCGTGTTCGGCACCATGCGCGACGACGCCAACGCCACCGCCGACCAGCTCGCCGATATCGTCGGCCGCATCCAGCACGCCGCGGTCTCGATCAACGCCGCCGCCGGCGAGATCGCCACCGGCAACGACGACCTGTCGCGCCGCACCGAGCAACAGGCTGCCAGCCTGGAGGAGACCGCCGCCTCGATGGAGGAGCTGACCTCCACCGTGAAGCAGAATGCCGAACACGCGCGCCAGGCCAACCAGCTCGCGGTCGGCGCGGCCTCCGTCGCCTCGCAGGGCGGCGACGTGGTCGCGCAGGTGGTGACCACCATGAGCGGCATCGAGGCCTCCTCGAAGAAGATCGCCGACATCATCAGCGTCATCGACGGCATCGCCTTCCAGACCAACATCCTGGCGCTCAACGCCGCGGTGGAAGCGGCGCGCGCCGGCGAACAGGGCCGCGGCTTCGCCGTGGTCGCCTCGGAAGTGCGCACCCTCGCGCAGCGTTCGGCGGGTGCGGCCAAGGAGATCAAGGGCCTGATCGACGATTCGGTCGAGCGCGTCGCCGCAGGCTCGACCCTGGTCGGTCAGGCCGGACAGACCATGCAGGAGATCGTGTCCTCGGTGCAGCGCGTGACCGACATCATGGGCGAGATCTCCGCTGCCTCGCAGGAGCAGTACGCCGGCATCGAGCAGGTCAACCAGACCGTCACCCAGATGGACGAGGCGACCCAGCAGAACGCGGCGCTGGTCGAGGAAGCCACCGCCGCCGCGCGCGCGATGGAGGAACAGGCCGGCCAGCTCACCACCGCGGTGGCGGTGTTCAAGCTGGCGGACCATGCCAGCACCCGCCCGGCGCTGTCGCGTGCCTTGCCGGCACCGCCGGCGCAGCGCCTCCGCGCCTAG
- a CDS encoding methyl-accepting chemotaxis protein produces MKTKNLSLSAQLALGFGAVVLVLLIVGAISLRSQSKFNDAVAINQHTFQVLATGELMQANALNVETGTRGYLLSGNKEHLQPFVFGQAGFAKSFADAQRLTADNPRQQARLQQLQAAYQDLVRIEQQIIDLRARPDSQDQVIAVFNEGRDRKAMGTIRTLLGAFAEEERGLLVHRGQQLQAVRAQGRWSVLLGGVLAILVAVGIGVLIRRQLLKRLGQVTGVADAIASGKLDTVIDTQSRDETRQLLVSMGSMQTRLREVLAAQAEMAQRHDAGQISFRMDEAAFPGDYGRMVRDSNALVAAHIAVKMRLVQIMGRYAVGDLSEDMDRLPGEKAVLTETMQTVKQNLSAMNHQIGALAEAAAAGDFSVRGDAQRFQYDFRAMVDSLNQLMATADGNLDALSRMLRCIAAGDLSARMHGEFQGVFATMRDDANATAAQLAGIVGGIQAAARSIDGAASEIAAGNDDLSRRTEQQAASLEETAASMEELTSTVKQNAEHARQANQLAVGAAAVASQGGDVVGQVVATMSGIETASKKIADIISVIDGIAFQTNILALNAAVEAARAGEQGRGFAVVASEVRTLAQRSAGAAKEIKHLIDDSVGRVAQGTVLVDQAGRTMQEIVASVQRVTDIMGEISAASQEQYAGIEQVNQAITQMDETTQQNAALVEEATAAARAMEDQAGQLTAAVAVFKLDDAVVGTVATASRPGAAAARSATQARPAAIGRGPAPRRAVHAVAAAADTAQWQEF; encoded by the coding sequence ATGAAGACCAAGAACCTGTCCCTGTCGGCCCAGCTCGCCCTCGGCTTCGGCGCCGTCGTGCTGGTGTTGCTGATCGTCGGGGCGATCAGCCTGCGCAGCCAGTCCAAGTTCAACGACGCCGTCGCCATCAACCAGCACACCTTCCAGGTGTTGGCCACCGGCGAACTCATGCAGGCCAACGCGCTGAACGTGGAAACCGGGACCCGCGGCTACCTGCTGTCCGGCAACAAGGAGCACCTGCAGCCGTTCGTGTTCGGCCAGGCCGGCTTCGCCAAGAGCTTCGCCGACGCCCAGCGCCTGACCGCGGACAATCCGCGGCAGCAGGCGCGGCTGCAACAGCTGCAGGCCGCGTATCAGGACCTGGTGCGGATCGAGCAGCAGATCATCGACCTGCGCGCGCGTCCCGACAGCCAGGATCAGGTCATCGCCGTCTTCAACGAAGGCCGCGACCGCAAGGCGATGGGCACGATCCGCACCCTGCTGGGCGCCTTCGCCGAGGAAGAGCGCGGCCTGTTGGTCCATCGCGGCCAGCAGTTGCAGGCGGTGCGCGCGCAAGGCCGCTGGTCGGTGCTGCTGGGCGGCGTGCTGGCGATCCTGGTCGCGGTGGGCATCGGCGTACTGATCCGGCGGCAGTTGCTCAAGCGCCTGGGCCAGGTGACCGGCGTCGCCGACGCCATCGCCTCGGGCAAGCTCGACACCGTCATCGACACCCAATCGCGCGACGAGACCCGGCAGCTGCTGGTGAGCATGGGCAGCATGCAGACCCGGTTGCGCGAGGTGCTGGCGGCGCAGGCGGAAATGGCGCAGCGCCACGACGCCGGCCAGATCAGCTTCCGCATGGACGAAGCGGCGTTCCCCGGGGACTACGGGCGCATGGTCCGCGACAGCAATGCCCTGGTCGCGGCGCATATCGCGGTGAAGATGCGGCTGGTGCAGATCATGGGCCGCTACGCGGTCGGCGACCTGTCCGAGGACATGGACCGCCTGCCCGGCGAGAAGGCCGTGCTCACCGAGACCATGCAGACGGTCAAGCAGAACCTGAGCGCCATGAACCACCAGATCGGCGCCCTGGCCGAGGCCGCCGCAGCCGGCGACTTCAGCGTGCGCGGTGACGCGCAGCGCTTCCAGTACGACTTCCGCGCCATGGTCGACAGCCTCAACCAGCTGATGGCCACCGCCGACGGCAACCTCGACGCGCTGTCGCGGATGCTCCGCTGCATCGCCGCCGGCGACCTGAGCGCGCGCATGCACGGCGAGTTCCAGGGCGTGTTCGCCACTATGCGCGACGACGCCAACGCCACCGCCGCGCAACTGGCCGGCATCGTCGGCGGCATCCAGGCCGCCGCGCGCAGCATCGATGGCGCGGCCAGCGAGATCGCCGCCGGCAACGACGACCTGTCGCGCCGCACCGAGCAGCAGGCCGCCAGCCTGGAAGAGACCGCCGCGTCCATGGAGGAACTGACCTCCACGGTCAAGCAGAACGCCGAGCATGCGCGCCAGGCCAACCAACTGGCGGTCGGCGCGGCCGCGGTCGCCTCGCAGGGCGGCGACGTGGTCGGCCAGGTCGTCGCAACCATGAGCGGGATCGAAACCGCCTCGAAGAAGATCGCCGACATCATCTCGGTGATCGACGGCATCGCCTTCCAGACCAACATCCTGGCCTTGAATGCGGCCGTGGAAGCGGCACGTGCCGGCGAACAGGGCCGCGGCTTCGCCGTGGTCGCCAGCGAGGTGCGCACCCTCGCCCAACGCTCGGCCGGCGCGGCCAAGGAGATCAAGCACCTGATCGACGACTCGGTTGGCCGCGTGGCGCAGGGCACGGTGCTGGTGGACCAGGCCGGCCGCACCATGCAGGAGATCGTGGCCTCGGTGCAGCGCGTGACCGACATCATGGGCGAGATCTCCGCCGCCTCGCAGGAGCAGTACGCCGGCATCGAGCAGGTCAATCAGGCCATCACCCAGATGGACGAGACCACCCAGCAGAACGCCGCGCTGGTCGAGGAGGCCACCGCCGCGGCACGCGCGATGGAAGACCAGGCCGGCCAGCTCACCGCTGCGGTCGCGGTGTTCAAGCTCGACGATGCCGTCGTCGGCACGGTCGCGACGGCGTCCAGGCCCGGCGCGGCCGCGGCCCGGTCGGCCACGCAGGCCCGGCCGGCCGCGATCGGCCGCGGCCCGGCCCCGCGCCGCGCGGTGCACGCCGTCGCCGCCGCTGCCGACACCGCGCAATGGCAGGAGTTCTGA